The window AAATGGGGGTAATTAAATGAAAACGATAATTATGAATCCAGACTTTAGTAAGGTAGAAGCAGAAGTCCTCGTGATTGGTGTACCTGAGCATCCAGAAAACGTGGAAGGGTGGGACGGATTTCTTAGTTCTTTCAGTCCACGCTTAACAGAATGGGTTAAATCCGGAGATATTAAAACTGAATTCAAAAGTATTGTAAAAATGCCATCAGTTGAAATTAGTGGCTACGAACGTGTAATTTTCATCGGACTTGGTTTGCAAAAGGAATTGACTGAAGATCGGTTACGACAAGTATTTGCAGCAATCGGGAAAGCGCTTGCAAGCACGAAAACAACTTCAGCCGCTATTTGGACAGCTCCATTTACAAACGACAAGCTAACATGCGAAGATGTTGTTTTTGCTGCGTCGGAAGGAATTGGGCTTGGAATGTATAAGTTCGAAGGATACCGTACTGATTCAAATGAACGCGATGTTGCATTAGAATCATTGTCATTTTTGTCAACAGCAGATGAAGATGCACTAAAAGCAGCATTCGAGGTAGGAACCGTGCATGCGCATGCGGTCAATGAAGCCCGTACGCTTGTCAATATGCCGCCAAATATTTTAACGGCGACTAAAATGGCGGAATACGCGCGCGATGTAGCCGAAAAATATGACTTTGAAATTGATGTGCTTGGCAAAAAAGAGATGGAAGAACTCGGCATGGGTGCCATTCTGGCAGTAAACAAAGGTTCAGTGGAGGAGCCTAAGTTAATTGTCATGAAGTACATGGCAACGGAAAAATGGGAAGATGTTGTCGGCCTTGTTGGAAAGGGAATAACATATGATACCGGTGGTTATTCGTTGAAAACGAAAGACGGAATGGTTGGTATGAAAGGTGATATGGGCGGTGCAGCTGCTGTTCTAGGTGCGATGACGATTATTGGCGAGTTACGCCCTGCAAAAAATGTTATCGCGGTCATCGCATCGACAGACAACATGGTTTCCGGAGATGCTTTCAAGCCGGACGATGTTATCACATCTCTAAGCGGAAAAACAATTGAAGTGCTAAATACAGATGCAGAAGGGCGTCTCGTTCTAGCAGATGCAGTTACATATGCCAAACAGGCTGGTGCAGACAGTCTGATTGACGTTGCGACCTTAACTGGCGGTGTCATTGTAGCGCTAGGAATGGATAAGACAGGGGCACTTACAAATGACGAAGGATTCTTTGAAGAGTTCATGCAAGCATCTATGGAAACGGGAGAGTTCGTTTGGAGGCTTCCATTGACGGAAAATGACAAGAAAAGACTTCGTAAAAGTGAAGTGGCAGACTTGAATAATTCCCCTGGCAGAGACGGCCATATGATTTTTGGCGGGGGATTTGTGGGTGAGTTTGCAGGGGATACACCTTGGATACACCTTGATATTGCAGGGACATCAGATGCCACGGCAGCACATGATTTAGGGCCAAAAGGCGCGACTGGTGTCATGGTACGTACCCTGGCGACATTTATTGAGCGAATGGCGGATACTGATATAGAAGGTTGATAGGCAATTGACCCCCTTCCTGCAGATTGATTTGAATAGGATAAGTGGGAAAGGGGAATGATTATGCCTAGAGGTTTTCACGGTGGCGGCGGTCGTGGCCGCGGTTATGGTCACGGCGGCTTCGGTCGCGGTTTTGGTTTTGGTGAATTTGGAGGTCCTTTTATCGGGGGATTTGCAGGCAGTTTATTAGGTAGTGCATTATTCCCAGGGGGCGGATATGGCGGATATCAGTCTTATCAATACCCACCGTACCCATATCCATATCAGTACCCTGTATATCCGTATCAACCATACGGCTATTACGGGCCTTACTAAAAAGTAAAAAATACCTGTCAACCGAGTTTTCGGCTGGCAGGTATTTTTTTAAAGATAAGCGATTCAACTTAGGCCGTTGGCTAGATTCCGGCGCTTTTCTTAGTCTTCTTTCTGATGTGTTGAAGAATTCTTCGATTTTGCTTGTTTTACAACTTCAGCAAGATCATCCCCGACAGTAAGCTTTGTCGGCTTTACACCTGATATATAAGCTGCTCGGCTCATTAGATGTCCACCAATCGGAGAGGTAATAAACAGAAATGCAATTGCAAGAAGGAGTTGTATACTGAAATGTCCTTCTTTCAACCAAAAGTGAAAAAACACGCCTAACAGAATACTGAGCACACCGAGCGTCGCACTCTTAGAAGCAGCATGCGCCCTCGTATACACGTCCGGTAAACGAATAACACCAATGACTGTCACGATGGTGAAAACTATGCCAACGACGATTGTAAAGACAATGAGGATATTAGCTAGTACGATCACGCTCAATTATCTCTCCTTTCTCAATGAATTTGGAGAATGATACGGTTCCGATGAATGACATAATCGCAATTAGCAAGATAACTTCCATGAAATATCCGGTATCGAATAAAATCGATAAGAGTGCGATTGCCGAAATGAGCATGACGCCGATTGCATCCAGCGCAACGAGACGATCTGGAATAGAAGGACCGCGGTATACACGATACAAAAGACCGACAATTGATAGGATGACAAGAATGAGACAAATCCAAATGAATGTCATCATGCGCGGCTCACCTCCTTAATCGCTTTTTCAAATGAATTTTTAATGGAATCGATTGCATCCTCAACATCATCGACGTCAATGGCGTGTATATAGAGCGTCTTTTGATCGTCTGAGACGTTTAGAACGATTGTTCCTGGAGTCAATGTGATCAGACTTGATAACAATGTAATCTCCCAGTCATGTTCAAGGTCAGTCGGCAAGGCGAAAATCATCGGTTGAATATCCATCTTTGGCCGTAAGACGACTTGGAGTACAGAAATATTAGACAAAGTCAGCTCTTTGAAGAAGAGGAGTGCTAACTTTAAAGTCGCCCACAGTCGCCAGATATACAGTCTGTCCGGGAAAAAACGTCTCGTCATAATGATCAAAAGCAAACCAATCAAGAACCCGATGATGAATGTCGAAGCGGTGAATGAGGTGCTCATGAACATCCAGACGAGAGCGATGAAAAAGTTCAATAATAGTTGAAATGCCATCGTCATCTACTCCTTTAACACCGCATCAATATAGATGGATGGTTGTAGTAATACGTCTGTTGCATCCGTCATGTAAGGAACGAGCCATTCAGTACCAACCCCGAACAGCACAGATAGAATGACTAATGCAACAGCGGGCATCATCATCTTCCGATATGTCCGACGGTTTGTTTTCGGCAATTCCACAGTAGTGGGATCGCCCCAGAATGCATAGATGAAAATACGGATGACAGATAATAGAACGACAAGGCTCGATGCGAGGATAACAATACTCCCAAAGACATGCCCGGCCTCGAATGCCCCTTTAACAATAAGAAGCTTTCCAATGAACCCGCTTAATGGCGGAATACCTGCCAGTCCAAATGCTGCGATTAAATACATCCAGCCTAAAGGAGCATGCGTTTTCATCAATCCACCCATTTTACGTAAATTGGAGGTTCCAGTTACGTAAATGATGATGCCGATTAGAAGGAACAAGGCTCCTTTGATAAGCATGTCATGAATCAGATAGAAAACAGCACCGGATACCCCGGACTCGTTCATTTGCGCAGCGCCGAATAAAATGACACCTACAGCAATTACAATATTGTAGATAATGATTTGTTTTAAATCGAAATAGGCGAGTGCGCCAATACAACCGGCAATGATTGTGAGCAGTGCCAATGCGGATAATAACCCATGAGTAAACCCGATATCATGAACGAAAAACAGTGTGTACGTCCGGATGATTGCGTAGATACCGACTTTAGTCAACAATGCGCCAAACAGTGCAAGCACGGGAACCGGTGGTGCCGCATAAGATCCCGGTAGCCAAAAGTAAAGCGGGAAAAGAGATCCTTTTACACCAAACACGATTAAAAAGAGAATTGCAATCACCGTGATGATGCCCGGCTGTCCAATCTCAGCGATTTTCACTGAAATATCGGCCATATTCAATGTGCCGACAACGGAGTACAGATAAGCCACTGTGATAACGAATAATGCAGATGAAATGACATTGACGAGTATGTATTTAATTGATTCGCGAAGCTGTCTTTTCTCACCGCCCAGAACGATTAAAAGATAGGAGGCGATGAGCAGCACTTCGAAGAATACGAACATATTGAAAATATCACCTGTTGTAAATGCGCCATTGATACCTGTAATCATGAATAGGATAGCGGGATAATAAAAGTAACGCTCCCGCTCTTCGCCAATTGCGGTGAAACTGTATAGCACAACAAAGAGTGTGATCAGGATTGTTGTTGTTACAAGTAATGCAGACAACATATCGGAAACCATAGTAATTCCGAACGGAGCCGGCCAACTCCCAAGTGTAAGTGCCTGAACGCCGTCTGCTTTTACTTTTGCAACTAGGAAAAGTGCGGCAACCAGGCTGATTAGCAGCCCGATACAAGTCAATGATCGCTGTACCTTGATATTCTCCTTGAAGAACAGAAGGAGAATAGCGAAAAGGAATGGCAATATGATTGGAAATAAAAGCAGATTAATCATGTTCGTCATTTCCTTTCATGAGGTTCATGTCATCAGTCTGATGTTCAGCATACGTACGGTAGGCTAAAACTAGGATGAATGCAGTAACACCGAAGCTAATTACAATCGCCGTTAAAATTAAAGCCTGCGGCAAGGGATCTGCATAGTCAGTTACCCCTTCCGCTAAGACCGGTGGAGATGCACCACTTAGACCGCCCATCGTAAGGACGAGCAAATGAACACCATGACTCAACAAGCCAGTCCCGAGTATGATTTTCAGGAGGCTTCTGGATAGTATCAAATAGACAGCTGCCATGAAAAGGATTCCGATGACGATAGCCATTACAAATTCCATTAGGCATCCCCTCCAATCGTTTGAAT of the Sporosarcina sp. FSL K6-1508 genome contains:
- a CDS encoding leucyl aminopeptidase, whose amino-acid sequence is MKTIIMNPDFSKVEAEVLVIGVPEHPENVEGWDGFLSSFSPRLTEWVKSGDIKTEFKSIVKMPSVEISGYERVIFIGLGLQKELTEDRLRQVFAAIGKALASTKTTSAAIWTAPFTNDKLTCEDVVFAASEGIGLGMYKFEGYRTDSNERDVALESLSFLSTADEDALKAAFEVGTVHAHAVNEARTLVNMPPNILTATKMAEYARDVAEKYDFEIDVLGKKEMEELGMGAILAVNKGSVEEPKLIVMKYMATEKWEDVVGLVGKGITYDTGGYSLKTKDGMVGMKGDMGGAAAVLGAMTIIGELRPAKNVIAVIASTDNMVSGDAFKPDDVITSLSGKTIEVLNTDAEGRLVLADAVTYAKQAGADSLIDVATLTGGVIVALGMDKTGALTNDEGFFEEFMQASMETGEFVWRLPLTENDKKRLRKSEVADLNNSPGRDGHMIFGGGFVGEFAGDTPWIHLDIAGTSDATAAHDLGPKGATGVMVRTLATFIERMADTDIEG
- the mnhG gene encoding monovalent cation/H(+) antiporter subunit G; this encodes MIVLANILIVFTIVVGIVFTIVTVIGVIRLPDVYTRAHAASKSATLGVLSILLGVFFHFWLKEGHFSIQLLLAIAFLFITSPIGGHLMSRAAYISGVKPTKLTVGDDLAEVVKQAKSKNSSTHQKED
- a CDS encoding Na(+)/H(+) antiporter subunit F1, which translates into the protein MMTFIWICLILVILSIVGLLYRVYRGPSIPDRLVALDAIGVMLISAIALLSILFDTGYFMEVILLIAIMSFIGTVSFSKFIEKGEIIERDRTS
- a CDS encoding Na+/H+ antiporter subunit E, which codes for MAFQLLLNFFIALVWMFMSTSFTASTFIIGFLIGLLLIIMTRRFFPDRLYIWRLWATLKLALLFFKELTLSNISVLQVVLRPKMDIQPMIFALPTDLEHDWEITLLSSLITLTPGTIVLNVSDDQKTLYIHAIDVDDVEDAIDSIKNSFEKAIKEVSRA
- a CDS encoding Na+/H+ antiporter subunit D; its protein translation is MINLLLFPIILPFLFAILLLFFKENIKVQRSLTCIGLLISLVAALFLVAKVKADGVQALTLGSWPAPFGITMVSDMLSALLVTTTILITLFVVLYSFTAIGEERERYFYYPAILFMITGINGAFTTGDIFNMFVFFEVLLIASYLLIVLGGEKRQLRESIKYILVNVISSALFVITVAYLYSVVGTLNMADISVKIAEIGQPGIITVIAILFLIVFGVKGSLFPLYFWLPGSYAAPPVPVLALFGALLTKVGIYAIIRTYTLFFVHDIGFTHGLLSALALLTIIAGCIGALAYFDLKQIIIYNIVIAVGVILFGAAQMNESGVSGAVFYLIHDMLIKGALFLLIGIIIYVTGTSNLRKMGGLMKTHAPLGWMYLIAAFGLAGIPPLSGFIGKLLIVKGAFEAGHVFGSIVILASSLVVLLSVIRIFIYAFWGDPTTVELPKTNRRTYRKMMMPAVALVILSVLFGVGTEWLVPYMTDATDVLLQPSIYIDAVLKE
- a CDS encoding Na(+)/H(+) antiporter subunit C; this translates as MEFVMAIVIGILFMAAVYLILSRSLLKIILGTGLLSHGVHLLVLTMGGLSGASPPVLAEGVTDYADPLPQALILTAIVISFGVTAFILVLAYRTYAEHQTDDMNLMKGNDEHD